In [Leptolyngbya] sp. PCC 7376, a genomic segment contains:
- the folE gene encoding GTP cyclohydrolase I FolE, which translates to MTLSISPEDLRKKAIVTESQAPVSDEEMQRAVRTLLLGLGEDPDREGLRDTPKRVVKALKFLTSGYNQSLDELLNGAVFHENANEMVLVRDIDLFSSCEHHILPILGRAHVAYIPNGKVIGLSKIARICEMYARRLQVQERLTQQIGDALQGLLQPQGVAVVIEASHMCMVMRGVQKPGSWTVTSSMQGVFKENARTRQEFMNLIRHNPSLH; encoded by the coding sequence ATGACCTTATCTATTTCACCCGAAGATCTCCGCAAGAAAGCTATCGTTACTGAATCTCAAGCTCCTGTGTCTGATGAGGAAATGCAGCGAGCAGTCCGCACTTTACTTTTAGGGCTAGGTGAAGACCCTGATCGTGAAGGCCTGCGCGACACACCCAAGCGAGTTGTTAAGGCCCTGAAGTTTTTGACCTCTGGCTACAACCAATCCCTAGATGAATTGTTGAATGGAGCTGTCTTTCACGAAAATGCCAATGAGATGGTTTTAGTCCGTGACATTGACTTGTTTAGTTCCTGTGAACATCATATCTTGCCAATTTTGGGACGCGCCCATGTCGCCTACATTCCCAATGGCAAAGTGATTGGTCTATCCAAAATTGCCCGCATTTGTGAAATGTATGCCCGTCGTCTACAAGTACAAGAACGCCTAACCCAACAAATCGGCGATGCATTGCAAGGTCTTTTGCAACCTCAAGGGGTGGCAGTTGTTATCGAAGCGAGCCATATGTGTATGGTTATGCGGGGAGTACAAAAACCAGGTTCTTGGACGGTAACTAGTTCAATGCAAGGTGTTTTTAAGGAGAATGCCCGTACCCGCCAAGAGTTTATGAATTTAATTCGTCACAACCCATCTTTGCACTAA
- a CDS encoding HIT family protein has translation MNKANHYTSHKCTFCAQYVLHTHAIAWSKIGQEYGQFSDVILETDNCLAIAGFGALTEGYVLIIPKDHYLSVGGLPKKLMSEFIAVKQIIGDSIKKIYGQVAFFEHGMSTCSLSGGCIDHAHIHAIPCKTDFRAHLQIDFPEIQISDIFELSKFSNANISYIFYENIFEEKFVYVATETIKSQYIRRLWAGSIGKPKEWNWGIFIGEKNIARTIEKIRHDLNNEGKF, from the coding sequence TTGAATAAAGCAAATCATTATACATCTCATAAATGTACATTCTGTGCCCAGTATGTTTTGCATACTCACGCAATCGCTTGGTCTAAAATAGGGCAGGAATATGGACAATTTTCAGATGTAATATTAGAGACCGATAATTGTCTTGCTATCGCTGGTTTTGGCGCTCTAACAGAAGGATATGTACTTATAATTCCGAAAGATCACTATCTTTCAGTCGGAGGATTGCCCAAAAAGCTGATGTCTGAATTCATTGCTGTAAAGCAAATCATTGGGGACTCGATCAAAAAAATATATGGGCAAGTTGCTTTTTTTGAGCATGGAATGTCGACTTGTAGCTTATCAGGAGGATGTATTGATCATGCACACATACATGCTATTCCTTGTAAAACTGATTTTCGAGCTCATCTTCAAATCGATTTCCCTGAAATACAGATAAGCGATATCTTTGAATTAAGCAAGTTTTCTAATGCTAATATTTCCTATATTTTCTATGAGAATATCTTCGAAGAAAAATTTGTATATGTCGCTACTGAAACAATTAAATCTCAATATATTAGAAGATTATGGGCAGGTTCTATAGGCAAACCAAAGGAATGGAATTGGGGAATATTTATAGGGGAGAAAAATATTGCTCGAACCATCGAGAAAATACGCCATGATCTTAATAATGAAGGGAAGTTTTAG
- a CDS encoding ABC transporter permease — MLAPLDRKLFRELWQQWGQLLAIALVVACGIACFVLMMSAYNSLTLTQNAYYEQFRFAEVFAELKRAPKSLQSQIAGIDGVNQAQTRIVVGVTLDVPGLDEPATGRLISLPQIRDGMLNDLFLRSPGNYPDPQRPEELLISEAFATANNLKVGDHLGAILNGRWQELRVTGIALTPEYIYAVSGGNLYPDDKRFGIIWMNQEALAKAFDLDGAFNSVVLTLMPRANETAVIAQLDDLLERYGGLGAYARHDQFSHRIIDDEIKSLEVSATFLPTIFLAIAAFLLQALLSRLIATQRQQISVLKAFGYSDFQVGWHYLKFMLVVFSAGAMLGVALGLWLGKGLTQLYTEFFHFPILRYEAGFPLVMSALLVSGGAAFVGGLMSVRQAVILPPAQGMRPEPPATFRQTLLERLGLQQFFSPAGRIILRNLERRPVRAGFSILGIAMAAAILLTGFTLYESMQELMEVQFQTIQREDVTLIFNQPLSYRSRYNLRHLPGMLQTEVFRSVPVRLRHEHYQYRLGITGLQPDGNLRQLIDRNKYRVPLPPEGVVITTKLAEILHVQPGDRLNLEVLEGARPKRQVQVTGLVDELIGLSVYMDLNALNRLMGEGQTISGAYATIDANAKDQLYQELKQTPAIEGISFREALLESFEEISGESLQIMTGIIVIFACIITFSVVYNSARIALSERGRELASLRIMGFTQNEIAIILLGEQTILAITAIPVGLALGFGLSALLMKAYDSELYRLPLVITPSAYSLTAFTVIIAAFISSVIIYRQLQNIDLIAVLKTRE; from the coding sequence ATGCTTGCACCACTGGATCGCAAATTATTTCGGGAGCTTTGGCAGCAGTGGGGACAATTGCTGGCGATCGCCCTGGTGGTGGCCTGTGGGATTGCTTGTTTTGTGTTGATGATGAGTGCCTACAACTCATTGACACTGACCCAAAATGCCTATTACGAACAATTTCGATTTGCTGAGGTTTTTGCCGAGCTGAAACGTGCTCCCAAAAGTTTGCAAAGCCAGATTGCAGGTATCGATGGCGTTAATCAAGCCCAAACGCGAATTGTGGTGGGGGTGACCCTCGATGTGCCGGGATTAGATGAACCTGCGACGGGACGGCTGATTTCATTGCCACAAATCCGAGATGGGATGCTCAATGACTTATTTCTGCGCAGTCCGGGGAATTATCCTGACCCCCAACGTCCCGAAGAACTCCTGATCAGTGAAGCCTTTGCCACCGCGAATAATCTCAAAGTGGGCGATCACCTCGGTGCGATTCTCAATGGTCGTTGGCAGGAGCTGCGGGTGACGGGCATTGCACTCACGCCGGAATATATCTACGCGGTGTCGGGCGGTAATCTTTACCCTGACGACAAACGGTTTGGCATTATTTGGATGAATCAGGAGGCGCTGGCAAAAGCTTTTGATCTCGATGGTGCGTTTAATAGCGTGGTGCTGACCTTGATGCCGAGGGCGAATGAGACCGCTGTCATTGCCCAGTTAGATGATTTGCTCGAACGCTATGGCGGCTTGGGAGCCTATGCCCGACATGACCAGTTTTCCCACCGCATTATTGATGATGAAATTAAAAGTTTAGAAGTTTCGGCGACCTTTTTGCCCACTATCTTTTTGGCGATCGCTGCGTTTTTATTGCAAGCATTGTTGTCGCGCCTCATCGCCACCCAACGGCAACAAATCTCTGTCCTCAAAGCCTTTGGCTATAGCGATTTTCAGGTGGGTTGGCATTACCTGAAATTTATGTTGGTGGTGTTTAGCGCCGGGGCAATGCTCGGGGTTGCTTTGGGGTTATGGCTGGGGAAAGGTTTGACGCAACTTTATACCGAGTTTTTTCACTTTCCGATTTTGCGATACGAAGCCGGATTTCCCTTGGTAATGTCTGCGTTGTTGGTGAGTGGAGGAGCCGCTTTTGTTGGGGGATTAATGTCTGTGCGCCAAGCCGTAATTTTGCCGCCAGCCCAAGGAATGCGACCAGAACCACCCGCCACTTTTCGCCAAACCCTATTAGAAAGATTGGGATTACAACAGTTTTTCTCACCCGCAGGACGCATCATTCTACGGAACCTCGAACGTCGTCCCGTCCGCGCCGGATTTTCGATTTTGGGGATTGCGATGGCCGCTGCGATTTTGTTGACGGGCTTTACCTTATACGAATCGATGCAGGAGTTGATGGAGGTGCAATTCCAAACCATTCAGCGGGAAGATGTGACCCTCATTTTCAATCAACCATTGTCCTATCGCAGTCGTTATAATTTGCGCCATTTGCCGGGAATGCTGCAAACAGAAGTGTTTCGTTCTGTGCCCGTGCGATTGCGCCACGAACATTATCAATATCGGCTGGGCATTACGGGATTGCAACCCGACGGCAACTTACGACAACTGATTGATCGCAATAAGTATCGAGTACCATTGCCACCAGAAGGCGTTGTCATCACCACCAAACTCGCCGAAATTCTCCATGTCCAACCGGGCGATCGCCTCAATCTCGAAGTATTAGAAGGGGCACGACCAAAACGCCAAGTCCAGGTCACCGGGTTAGTGGATGAACTAATTGGACTGTCCGTTTATATGGATCTCAATGCCCTCAATCGATTGATGGGAGAAGGCCAAACCATTTCGGGAGCCTATGCAACCATTGATGCCAATGCAAAAGATCAGCTCTACCAAGAACTTAAACAAACCCCAGCCATTGAAGGTATTTCTTTCCGGGAGGCATTACTCGAAAGCTTTGAAGAAATTAGCGGTGAAAGTCTCCAGATTATGACGGGGATTATCGTCATTTTTGCCTGCATTATTACCTTTAGCGTCGTCTACAATTCCGCCCGAATTGCCTTGTCCGAAAGAGGTCGAGAGTTAGCCAGCCTCCGGATTATGGGCTTTACCCAAAACGAAATCGCGATCATCCTGCTCGGAGAACAAACCATCTTGGCGATCACCGCTATTCCAGTGGGGTTAGCTTTAGGCTTTGGGTTGTCGGCATTGTTAATGAAAGCCTACGACTCAGAACTTTATCGCTTACCCCTCGTAATTACTCCCTCTGCCTACAGTTTGACCGCATTTACTGTGATTATCGCGGCTTTCATTTCCAGCGTAATTATTTACCGCCAACTACAAAACATCGATCTAATCGCCGTCTTGAAAACACGAGAATAA
- a CDS encoding GTP-binding protein: protein MDMPNQGLPVTIVTGFLGSGKTTLLNHILQNQKGLKIAVLVNEFGNIDIDSQLLISADQDMLQLSNGCICCSINEGLVETVYDILEREDKVDYLVVETSGVADPLPLALTFVGTELKQLTRLDSILTVVDAETFSPKFLNSEAALNQVAYGDIILLNKVDLIPPEQLEAAESHIQQVKDGARILHCSHGAVPLDMILDIGLSSTEQHDEWEQTLEELAKEKQAGSSNHLKNDGFDSLSFKSTRPFDIQRFEHFLREQLPDNIYRAKGLLWLQGETGRFIFQLSGKRYSLDRDQWPTEPLNQLVFIGRNLDKLTLMQQLNNCLGRQ, encoded by the coding sequence ATGGATATGCCGAATCAAGGATTACCAGTCACGATTGTGACGGGGTTTCTGGGTAGTGGCAAAACCACATTGCTGAACCACATCTTGCAAAACCAGAAAGGATTGAAAATTGCTGTGCTTGTCAATGAATTTGGCAACATTGATATCGATAGCCAACTCCTGATTTCAGCAGATCAAGATATGCTGCAACTCAGCAATGGTTGCATCTGTTGCAGTATTAATGAGGGATTAGTTGAGACGGTCTATGACATTCTGGAGCGGGAAGACAAAGTCGATTACTTGGTAGTAGAGACAAGCGGCGTAGCCGATCCTTTGCCTTTAGCCCTTACGTTTGTCGGTACAGAACTGAAACAACTTACTCGACTCGATTCGATTTTGACCGTAGTTGATGCAGAAACATTTTCCCCGAAGTTTCTGAACAGTGAAGCGGCTCTAAACCAAGTTGCCTATGGCGATATTATTTTGCTCAATAAGGTAGATCTCATCCCTCCTGAACAGCTTGAAGCCGCAGAATCCCATATTCAACAAGTCAAAGATGGGGCAAGGATATTGCACTGTAGTCATGGAGCAGTACCGCTCGACATGATTTTAGATATAGGACTTTCCTCCACAGAGCAACACGATGAATGGGAGCAAACATTAGAAGAATTAGCAAAAGAAAAGCAAGCTGGTTCCTCTAATCATCTAAAGAATGATGGCTTTGACTCTTTATCTTTCAAAAGTACTCGCCCTTTTGATATACAAAGATTTGAGCACTTTCTAAGGGAGCAATTACCAGATAACATTTACCGGGCTAAGGGATTGCTTTGGTTACAAGGGGAAACTGGCCGATTCATTTTTCAACTGAGTGGCAAACGCTACAGCCTCGATCGTGATCAATGGCCTACAGAACCATTGAATCAATTGGTTTTTATTGGCCGAAATCTAGATAAGCTAACACTGATGCAGCAACTCAATAACTGCCTGGGTCGTCAGTAA
- a CDS encoding Uma2 family endonuclease — protein sequence MTLATYRWTVKNYHQAIDAGLFADEAVELLRGNLVVMSPEREPHAYYTRSIGQYLQRLLGQRALVSEAHPITLPNNSEPEPDVAIAQPLGREYLEHHPYPGNIFWLIECSQATLTKDLTEKKDLYAEAGIKEYWVIDLQHHQLIVFKDLQNGSYTTEKTLTAGIISPLSFPDLPVSVEKLLQ from the coding sequence ATGACTCTGGCAACCTACAGATGGACAGTGAAAAACTATCATCAAGCGATTGATGCAGGTCTATTTGCTGATGAGGCCGTTGAACTATTACGGGGAAATTTAGTTGTTATGTCGCCAGAGCGTGAACCCCATGCTTATTACACTCGAAGTATTGGTCAGTATTTACAGAGACTACTAGGTCAGCGTGCTTTAGTTAGTGAAGCTCATCCCATCACATTGCCGAATAACTCTGAGCCAGAACCTGATGTGGCGATCGCCCAGCCTTTGGGACGAGAGTATTTGGAGCATCACCCCTATCCCGGAAATATTTTTTGGCTCATTGAATGTTCTCAGGCGACCCTCACGAAAGATTTGACTGAAAAGAAAGACCTCTATGCCGAAGCAGGTATTAAGGAATATTGGGTGATTGATTTGCAGCATCACCAGTTAATCGTCTTTAAGGATCTCCAAAACGGTTCATATACCACCGAGAAAACGCTGACGGCGGGTATTATTTCTCCTCTCAGTTTTCCAGATTTACCAGTATCTGTTGAGAAGCTTCTCCAATAA
- a CDS encoding ectoine synthase, with protein MLVRDLQQMIGTERDVAWGNGQSRRFLLGNDGMGYSLTDTVIDAGSESLLQYNNHLETCYCIEGEGEVESMDGTIYPIKPGTMYALDKHDQHYLRAKTTMRLVCVFAPALKGDEAHDLNREDGSSY; from the coding sequence ATGCTCGTACGTGATTTGCAACAAATGATTGGGACTGAACGTGATGTCGCGTGGGGAAATGGTCAAAGCCGTCGATTTTTACTGGGAAATGATGGGATGGGGTATAGCCTGACAGATACTGTAATTGATGCAGGCAGCGAATCCCTTTTGCAATATAACAATCATCTTGAAACCTGCTATTGCATTGAGGGTGAAGGTGAAGTTGAGAGTATGGATGGAACAATCTATCCCATTAAACCTGGAACAATGTATGCCTTAGATAAGCATGACCAACATTATTTACGAGCCAAAACAACTATGCGTCTAGTTTGTGTCTTTGCTCCAGCTTTGAAGGGGGATGAAGCTCATGACCTGAACAGAGAGGATGGAAGTAGCTACTAG
- a CDS encoding IS982 family transposase: MSSLEALFCHVDDFCQVFEPLWHQALLSSGKKYRRRQRSLSLSEVMTILIAFHQSHYRNFKHFYLIKVKCDWQQEFPLAVSYQRFVTWILSSLIPLCTYLRRCFGQYTGISFIDATSIKVCHNRRISQHRVFEGCAARGKTSVGWFFGFKLHLVINERGELLNVQVTPGNTDDRQPIVELWQDLWGKVFADKGYVSQSLAQHLQEEHEVTLMAKPRRNMKHHLMVYQNKLFARKRALIETVIDQLKNISQIEHSRHRSPTNFCVNLLCGLIAYCHQPKKPSLQLD, translated from the coding sequence ATGTCCAGTCTAGAGGCTCTGTTTTGCCATGTTGATGATTTCTGCCAAGTCTTTGAACCCTTATGGCATCAAGCGTTACTCAGCTCTGGCAAAAAATACCGTCGCCGTCAGAGAAGCCTCAGTCTGAGTGAGGTGATGACTATTCTCATTGCTTTCCATCAATCTCACTATCGAAATTTCAAGCATTTCTATCTCATCAAGGTGAAATGCGATTGGCAACAAGAGTTTCCTCTAGCTGTGAGCTATCAACGCTTTGTGACATGGATACTTTCGAGCTTGATTCCTCTCTGTACATATCTGCGACGATGCTTCGGACAATACACTGGTATTAGCTTCATTGATGCCACCAGCATCAAGGTTTGCCATAATCGCCGTATCTCTCAACACCGTGTTTTTGAAGGTTGCGCGGCAAGGGGCAAGACTTCGGTGGGATGGTTCTTCGGCTTCAAACTACACCTGGTCATCAATGAGCGAGGAGAATTACTCAACGTCCAAGTGACGCCCGGAAATACCGATGACCGCCAACCTATAGTGGAGTTATGGCAAGACTTATGGGGTAAAGTCTTTGCCGATAAAGGCTATGTCTCACAATCTTTAGCCCAGCATCTTCAAGAGGAACATGAGGTGACCCTAATGGCTAAACCTCGTCGAAATATGAAGCATCATTTGATGGTTTATCAAAATAAACTTTTTGCTCGTAAGCGGGCTTTGATTGAGACAGTTATTGACCAACTGAAGAACATCTCACAGATTGAACATTCCCGACATCGCAGTCCCACAAACTTTTGTGTGAACTTGCTGTGTGGGCTGATTGCTTACTGCCATCAACCCAAAAAACCTTCTTTACAGCTTGATTAG
- a CDS encoding efflux RND transporter periplasmic adaptor subunit gives MKLPAKPVLLGVGLVAMLGGLLVLLRPAPIVVETATVEEGELMVTVIEEGRTRIQERHVVSSPVAGYLQRLAWDEGDPITQGQAIARIDPITIDSEVQSLLAEIDALQAEKDGVQTLRPKDSRLLQADADIAAAEASIQGSLSNIAELEARLKQAIADRERAEYLQETGAISDQALESAELLETGTVQQLETAQQEQKQFQAALQQTKALRQQLAAEQQDPDYLLSVYDAQIRSLEANLAERVDQARRTEITSPTSGQVLRLYTKSQQYIEAGVPLLELGTLQDLELVVDVLSSDATQIQTGNEVIIEQWGGDRPLNGKVKRIEPAAFTKVSALGVEEQRVNVIVELNEIPPNLGDQYRVEAHIVVWQDEQALQVPISALFRCEEDWCVFRVDNNQAQRTTIELGQKTAIAAQIISGLNADDQVIIYPSEQIQDGSSVKIQ, from the coding sequence ATGAAACTCCCAGCGAAACCAGTGTTATTAGGTGTGGGTCTTGTAGCCATGCTTGGTGGTTTGCTTGTGTTGTTGCGCCCGGCACCGATTGTTGTAGAAACAGCGACAGTTGAAGAGGGAGAGTTGATGGTCACCGTCATTGAAGAAGGACGAACGCGCATTCAGGAACGTCATGTTGTTTCGTCGCCTGTGGCGGGTTATTTGCAAAGATTGGCTTGGGATGAAGGGGACCCGATAACGCAAGGTCAGGCGATCGCCCGCATTGATCCGATTACTATCGATAGCGAAGTGCAATCGTTACTGGCAGAAATTGATGCTTTGCAAGCTGAGAAAGATGGAGTGCAAACTTTACGCCCAAAGGATTCTCGGTTATTGCAGGCGGATGCGGATATTGCGGCGGCGGAAGCTTCGATTCAGGGCAGCTTGTCTAATATTGCTGAGTTAGAGGCTCGCTTAAAACAGGCGATCGCCGATCGGGAACGGGCAGAATATTTGCAAGAGACGGGGGCAATTTCCGACCAAGCTTTGGAATCAGCCGAATTATTGGAAACGGGTACTGTTCAGCAATTAGAGACAGCTCAACAGGAGCAAAAGCAATTTCAAGCGGCATTGCAACAGACCAAGGCATTGCGGCAACAGTTAGCGGCAGAACAGCAAGACCCGGACTATCTACTGAGTGTTTATGATGCGCAAATCCGGAGTTTGGAAGCGAATTTGGCAGAGCGTGTTGATCAAGCCCGTCGCACAGAAATTACTTCTCCAACCTCTGGCCAAGTGTTACGCCTCTACACCAAAAGTCAGCAATATATCGAAGCGGGTGTGCCGCTCCTTGAATTAGGGACATTGCAAGATTTGGAGCTGGTAGTTGATGTTTTGTCGAGTGATGCGACCCAGATACAAACCGGGAATGAGGTGATTATTGAGCAATGGGGTGGCGATCGCCCTTTAAATGGCAAGGTTAAGCGCATTGAACCAGCGGCATTTACGAAAGTTTCGGCTTTGGGGGTAGAAGAGCAGCGAGTGAATGTAATTGTCGAACTGAATGAGATTCCGCCAAATCTGGGGGATCAATATCGAGTGGAAGCCCACATTGTCGTGTGGCAGGATGAGCAAGCTTTGCAAGTGCCGATTAGTGCGTTGTTTCGGTGTGAGGAAGATTGGTGCGTATTCCGAGTTGATAATAATCAAGCCCAGAGAACGACCATCGAACTGGGTCAAAAAACGGCGATCGCCGCACAGATAATATCGGGATTGAATGCTGATGATCAAGTAATTATCTACCCATCAGAACAGATCCAAGATGGTAGCTCGGTCAAAATTCAATAG
- a CDS encoding helix-turn-helix domain-containing protein, which yields MPAAYSDDLRRKALAAVERGIPKKDVCDMFNISRSSLSLWIQRLRHTGSYSAKTGYQKGYGHKIIDLAAFKNFVQQHPDKTQAEMAELWPEDVSRRTISRMLKKIGFTRKKDLWLSRKG from the coding sequence ATGCCAGCTGCTTATAGTGATGACCTACGCCGTAAAGCTCTAGCAGCAGTGGAGCGAGGCATTCCCAAAAAAGATGTATGTGACATGTTTAATATCAGCCGCAGCAGCCTTTCTCTCTGGATACAGCGACTAAGGCATACAGGGAGCTACAGCGCCAAAACAGGTTATCAAAAGGGCTATGGTCACAAAATCATAGACTTAGCAGCATTCAAAAACTTTGTGCAACAGCACCCGGATAAAACTCAGGCAGAGATGGCAGAACTATGGCCAGAAGATGTGAGCCGCCGCACTATCTCCAGAATGCTGAAAAAGATAGGTTTTACTCGAAAAAAAGACCTATGGCTATCGCGAAAGGGATGA
- a CDS encoding ABC transporter ATP-binding protein, translated as MVSSPISSNSEIQHEKIVLFSAEQVSKSYQMGEVQVQALKTVNLNLYEGEFVVLLGASGSGKSTLLNILGGLDIPTTGNVYFRGRNLTAVNESQLTKYRREHVGFVFQFYNLIPSLTAAENVALVTDLASPSMKPKDALALVGLEERFDHFPAQLSGGEQQRVAIARAIAKRPEVLFCDEPTGALDFQTGKRVLEVLNHVNREFGTTVAVITHNAGIAAMADRVIHMRSGEIVEIEENTVKKSPAELEW; from the coding sequence ATGGTTAGCTCTCCGATATCCTCTAATTCAGAAATTCAGCATGAAAAAATTGTGCTGTTTTCGGCAGAACAGGTCTCAAAGTCTTATCAGATGGGTGAGGTTCAAGTTCAGGCATTAAAAACTGTTAATTTAAATCTGTATGAAGGGGAATTTGTAGTGCTGCTGGGGGCATCCGGGAGCGGCAAATCAACTTTGCTCAATATATTAGGTGGATTGGATATTCCAACGACAGGAAATGTGTATTTTCGAGGGCGAAATCTCACAGCAGTAAATGAATCCCAACTCACAAAATATCGCCGGGAACATGTAGGTTTTGTTTTTCAGTTTTATAATCTGATTCCTAGTTTGACGGCAGCAGAAAATGTTGCTCTGGTGACAGATTTAGCGAGTCCTTCCATGAAACCCAAAGATGCGTTGGCATTGGTGGGATTGGAGGAACGTTTTGATCATTTCCCCGCACAGCTATCGGGAGGGGAACAACAGCGGGTGGCCATTGCACGGGCGATCGCCAAACGTCCAGAGGTTTTATTTTGTGATGAACCGACCGGAGCGTTAGATTTCCAGACAGGCAAACGAGTGCTGGAAGTGCTCAACCATGTGAACCGAGAATTTGGGACGACTGTTGCCGTGATCACTCACAATGCTGGTATTGCGGCGATGGCAGATCGGGTCATTCACATGCGCAGTGGTGAGATTGTGGAGATCGAAGAGAATACCGTGAAAAAATCACCTGCCGAGTTGGAATGGTAG